In Candidatus Promineifilum breve, one genomic interval encodes:
- the mreD gene encoding rod shape-determining protein MreD, which yields MGNHVYIAIPVMALLAIVQSAILPRFPIVGLTPQLLFIVALVWGNQRGLEEGLIWAFIAGIFVDLFSLAPLGISSLAFMAGVTGPLLLQPILPPRRLLVAMLQAGLGTLLYLGVYAIGLRLFGFGVSVGGLLAMLPLVLLHAVLIVPIFLLLGATLRVMRPRRVEF from the coding sequence ATGGGCAACCACGTCTACATCGCCATCCCGGTCATGGCCCTGCTGGCGATTGTCCAGTCGGCGATCCTGCCCCGCTTCCCCATCGTCGGCCTCACGCCGCAACTGTTGTTCATCGTCGCCCTGGTCTGGGGCAATCAGCGCGGGCTGGAGGAGGGCCTCATCTGGGCCTTCATCGCCGGCATCTTCGTCGATCTCTTTTCGCTGGCCCCGCTGGGCATCTCCTCCCTGGCGTTCATGGCCGGGGTGACCGGGCCGCTGTTGTTGCAGCCCATCCTGCCGCCGCGCCGCCTGCTGGTGGCCATGTTGCAGGCCGGGCTGGGCACGTTGCTCTATCTGGGCGTCTATGCCATCGGTCTGCGGCTGTTCGGGTTTGGCGTGTCGGTGGGCGGGCTGCTGGCTATGCTGCCGCTGGTGCTGCTCCATGCCGTGCTCATCGTGCCCATCTTCCTGCTATTGGGGGCCACGCTGCGGGTCATGCGTCCGCGGCGGGTCGAGTTCTAG
- the mreB gene encoding rod shape-determining protein: MFRPLDWLLGVFSLDIGIDLGTANTLVAIRDKGIVINEPSWVAINKRTRRPLAIGAEAREMVGRTPGDIVAIRPLRDGVISEFEITEAMLKYFIDKAHEQMLVPFPRPRVVVGVPSGVTEVEKRAVYDATISAGAREAYLIEEPMAAAIGSGLPIIESRGSMIVDIGGGTTEVAVFAMGGIVVSRSIRVAGDEMDEDIIGYIRNKYNLLIGERMAERSKIAIGSAFPLPEEKTMSIRGRNLITGLPQVVEVSSIELREAMSPSINIIVDTVLDALDETPPELVSDLIETGVCLAGGGALIQGLADRLEDAVKMRVWVAEDAMTCVARGAGRVLEDLDNYQRVLVGLHRGSTRH, encoded by the coding sequence TTGTTCCGACCACTCGACTGGCTGCTGGGAGTTTTCTCGCTGGACATCGGCATCGACCTGGGCACGGCCAATACCCTGGTTGCCATACGCGATAAGGGCATCGTCATCAATGAGCCGTCGTGGGTGGCGATCAACAAGCGCACCCGCCGGCCGCTGGCTATCGGGGCCGAGGCGCGCGAAATGGTGGGCCGCACCCCCGGCGACATTGTCGCCATCCGCCCCCTGCGCGACGGCGTCATCTCCGAATTCGAGATCACCGAGGCCATGCTGAAATACTTCATCGACAAGGCCCACGAGCAGATGCTTGTGCCCTTCCCCCGGCCGCGCGTCGTCGTCGGCGTGCCCAGCGGCGTCACCGAGGTCGAGAAGCGCGCCGTCTATGACGCCACCATCTCGGCCGGGGCGCGCGAGGCGTACCTGATCGAGGAACCCATGGCCGCGGCCATCGGCTCCGGCCTGCCCATCATCGAATCGCGCGGCAGCATGATCGTCGACATCGGCGGCGGCACGACCGAGGTGGCCGTATTTGCCATGGGCGGCATCGTCGTCAGCCGCTCCATCCGCGTCGCCGGCGACGAGATGGACGAAGACATCATCGGCTACATCCGCAACAAGTACAACCTGCTCATCGGCGAGCGCATGGCCGAGCGCTCCAAAATCGCCATCGGCTCGGCCTTCCCCCTGCCCGAAGAGAAGACGATGAGCATCCGCGGCCGCAATCTGATCACCGGCCTGCCGCAGGTGGTCGAGGTCAGCAGCATCGAACTGCGCGAGGCCATGTCGCCATCGATCAACATCATCGTCGATACCGTGCTCGACGCCCTCGATGAAACGCCGCCTGAACTGGTGTCCGACCTGATCGAGACCGGCGTCTGTCTGGCGGGCGGCGGGGCGCTCATCCAGGGGCTGGCCGACCGGCTGGAAGACGCGGTGAAGATGCGCGTCTGGGTGGCCGAGGACGCCATGACCTGCGTGGCCCGCGGCGCGGGGCGCGTGCTCGAAGATTTAGATAACTACCAGCGCGTTCTCGTCGGCCTCCACCGGGGCAGCACCCGCCACTAA
- the mreC gene encoding rod shape-determining protein MreC translates to MNLGRTQQRIRWLTLALLVGSAILLTILDSTGALAGVVGFVRNPLSAISGWTAARTDTLADVAAGPRNLETALSEIDRLQAENETLRKENEQLLEDAGEAQILRQLFDRAAETPTYRRITADVIGQDTNPALQSILINKGFDDGVRVGMPVEAARGLVGQIYRVTNNASQVALLTETASAIPVRLGSTRATGMLRGAGRGQLPTIDWIDLQYQVEVGELVTTSGLGGNFPENLVIGRVVEVERNEAELFQRAVVQPAVDFNSIEIVFVVTAFDVVDIAPFSEEP, encoded by the coding sequence ATGAACCTGGGGCGAACACAACAACGCATCCGCTGGCTCACGCTGGCCCTGCTCGTCGGCTCGGCCATCCTGCTGACCATCCTCGATTCGACCGGCGCGCTGGCTGGCGTCGTCGGCTTTGTGCGCAATCCGCTGTCGGCCATCAGCGGCTGGACGGCGGCGCGCACCGATACGCTGGCCGACGTGGCCGCCGGGCCGCGCAACCTGGAGACGGCCCTCAGCGAGATCGACCGCCTGCAAGCCGAGAACGAGACGCTGCGCAAGGAAAACGAGCAACTGCTGGAGGACGCGGGCGAGGCCCAAATCCTGCGCCAGCTATTCGACCGGGCGGCCGAAACGCCCACCTATCGGCGCATCACCGCCGACGTCATCGGCCAGGACACCAACCCCGCGCTGCAAAGCATCCTCATCAATAAGGGTTTCGATGACGGCGTGCGCGTCGGCATGCCGGTCGAGGCTGCCCGCGGGCTGGTGGGCCAGATCTATCGCGTCACCAACAACGCCTCGCAGGTGGCCTTGCTGACCGAGACGGCCAGCGCCATCCCGGTGCGGCTGGGTTCCACGCGGGCCACGGGCATGTTGCGCGGCGCGGGCCGCGGCCAATTGCCCACCATCGACTGGATCGATCTGCAATATCAGGTCGAGGTGGGCGAACTGGTGACCACCTCCGGCCTGGGCGGCAATTTCCCGGAGAATCTGGTCATCGGCCGGGTGGTCGAGGTGGAGCGTAACGAGGCCGAACTGTTCCAGCGCGCCGTGGTGCAGCCGGCCGTCGATTTCAACTCGATCGAGATCGTCTTCGTCGTCACCGCCTTCGACGTGGTGGACATCGCCCCCTTCAGCGAGGAGCCATAG